In Thunnus thynnus chromosome 4, fThuThy2.1, whole genome shotgun sequence, the DNA window GTGCATTGATTGTATAATATTCAGGCCCTATTAATGCGATGTGCTGAGCATTTCATGACATACAGAATAAACCATAAACATACCTGTTTGTCTCTCGTGTGTGTTTTGGAGGGATTAGATGCCACATCATGGTGTGTTTTGGTACTACATTTCTACTTGGTGACTACATTTAGGGCTTTTTCTAATACAGTACATTTCCTCACTAATGTTGCACCTATATATCAAGGATTTAACTTTTcctatatttattatttagaaaaGCTGTACAAGTCGAGAATTCATATTGGCTAGACTACAACTTCACTACATTTCCCATGTATCCTTTCTCCACTCATGATACAGTACTCAGTGTCATTGGGTTCGAATTATTTCATCCGACCAATGAGCTTTAAGGATACTGCAGCGTCAGAATGACCTTTATTGTAGTATTTTAACCACCGGTCGCTGTGGCGGCGACTCCAGCCGCTAACTCATGAATGTCTCCCTGTCACaacacaagacaagacaagaaagggtttttattattgtttctaATCAGGTGAGAAAGAACAGCTGGTCAAAATGGGAGGAAATGGAAGCACGGCGAGGAAAGTGTCATTCGGACTGGACGAAAACGAGAAGGTCACAGTAATTGAAGGAGTGAAGGTAGATATAACGCAACGTTATCGTATTATTGTGACAATTCAGAGCCAACGTTTGAATTATTTCATTAGACATAAGGCTAATAATGGTTAGCTAGTGGGCTTTTGCGGTGGTGTCGGGCTGAGGTGCGCTGAAAAGCTGACAGGTCCTGTGTCCTCAAATGAACCCCGGTCATACCCCCCTCTCTCCAGTTATAAAATGCAGCTTGGACATGTGGACCAGACAGCCATAATGCAGTGTAACTAGACCCTCATCCTATAACATGTACATGCAGGCGAAACGTCCCCTACCGCTAAATGTTAGCCAGATTTGCTATATCAGCGACTATACAAGGAGGGGAACGTCACAAAACTTGAGACAgtttcatgaacacacactttgCAAGTGTGTCCACCAGGACATGTGACAGAGTCGgataaataataatgtgttttgtttcatcTAGGCATATAATCTTTTGTCACTATTCAGTAAGGTAACGGAGCTTAGGCACAGCTGTACAGCAGCACATCTGGAGCTGATAGGCAAGTAAGGGACTTGCTCAAGGGCACGTCTGCAGGCGGGATGATACTGTAGACTCTTTAACCATTAAACTTTTATCTGATGCTTGTCAAGGCACACAACTGTCCTGTATTCACACCAAAGGGCTtccatgtgtatatgtgtgtttaagtgtttaTTCCCACATTCCTGTTTAGCTTTCAGAGGATGTGCTCCGGCGGATGAGGGAATCTCAGGGGTCTGACAGTGACAAGCCGCCACCATCTCAGCTGGACAGTAaaaaaccaccaccaccaagtACGTCCCAGTCAAAGACTTTTCCGTTCCCACAGAGGTCCCATTGGGAGGCCCACTGTGTCAGCAAACATGTCCTCATACAGTGTAGTGACTGATTAGAACAGTATGAAGGGTAAAGGTCAAGACAActgctgtgtgtctttttcaGATTGTTCATTATAAAAAGGACAGAATATAGTAAATATAAACTGTGTCATTTGCAGTATGTGAAccttatacagtctatgatgtgaacacatttatttaaatatttaaacacagtcGCAGAGAGTGCATGTTTGGAGCTTCCTTAATGTGTTGCTCAAATATATTAGctatataataatgtatataaaaaGAGGTGCtatttttggccacttagaATAGAGATATTTGCAGGACAGTTGTCCCGCCCACAAGGAACCTGATTGGCCAGAGCTTATTTATTCTTCATCTACGTGTAACCATTTGTTGCTCTTGTCACTCCATTCTGCAAACTGATCCACTGTAAGAGGAAGTGTGCTGTGTTGTAATTGCTAGTAGTACTGATGTTTATCCTATTTGATTTCAGCAGGACCCTCATCTACAGAAATACATGAGGAAATGCGCAAAAAGTAGGTGCTCATAATGTCAAGGTTTGATGTGTGTATTTCAGAACATAGAGCAGACCCTGTAGTAATAAACTCACTTTTCCTCTTTGTTGTATTCCATCTATATTCGGAGAGGAACCTGCTATAATTTGgcatgtagttttttttataatagcGTGTCATTCCTGCTCACTTGGAATTTGCCCTTCCCAGAGATATCCATTAACTTTATTCCAACTTCAACTTGGTAAATAGTAGAGTGCAAAAATTATGATCATAATATATTGTCTCATATATTTAAATTGAGTCTTCTGTGTTGACACAGTCAGCTTATAGCCAGTGGAAGTGACAGACACTTGATGCTAATGTACAGTGTTTATGGTGAACATATACATGCCGAGTGACCTTTCAACAATGCCTCTGCTGATTTACTCTGTCTGTATAGACATGCTGATATGCTGCTGGAATGCCCATATACTATGTTGAGCCTCTACATATACTGATCCCCTCTCACTGCAATGCTGTTTCCTGGGAATCTGTTAgacataatatacagtatattattataCTTTGATCAGTGTTATTAGCACCAAACCTCTGTAATGTAATCCCTTATGATGTAGGTTTATATAGTTTTTCAGAGAGTTATagatatacagacaggtgaaaaattaaaggataaaccaacaacaaccaaccaaccaactcttctggagggatgaacatcattcttcaaaaCGATATTgtctcatttggtgttttgatgatggtggtggagagcgctgtctaacacgtcagtccaaaatctcccatagatgttcaactgggttgagatctggtgactgtgaaggccatagcatatgattcacatcattttcatactcatcaaaccattcagtgacccctcgtgccctgtggattggggcattgtcatctttgaagagaccactcccatcaggatagaaatgtttcatcataagATAAAGTTGATCACTCAGAATAGAatgactttgtattgatttgcagtgacccttccctctaatgGGACAAGcagacccaaaccatgccagcaaaatgccacccacagcataacagagccaccagatcccctcactgtaggggtgaAGCATTCAGATCTGTATtggttttttctttaatttgtcacccgtctgtagtTGCTTGGCTAAAATGTCAGTGGTTTAAATTCTTGGATACTGCAGCAGAAGCAACCTAATACAATAGCCCTGCAATTAATATTCTTTTTGTGAAGCTGATAACTGTTGAGAATATATGACAGTGTTTATGGTTATTTCTTTGGCCATATTTTATGATGTTGTTTGATTGAATTATATTGTATAGGATGCTCTTGACTTAATACTTCTGTAGTTTTTTCATAATAACCCCAAGGCTAAATGTTGTTTTGGGCATTTCCACATGGTCACTACCataataatgaagaaaaaaatgtataggTTACATGTAGCTGCACCTCAAAAAtattgatgttgctgttgacCTACAGAAACCAATATCTCTCTGACGCTATTTGGTGTATCTCTGTGTGAACAATAACTTGCATGTTTAGCAAACTTTCACTGGATAGATCGAGGGCCAAAGGTTAAAAATGTTCTCATCTTGCTCGGCTTCAAAGGTTAAAACAGTTCTCATCTTGCTCTACTTCAGCTTTGAGCGTCAGCAGGCCCTGGTGCAGGAGCAGTTGGCGAGACTGGcccagagggagagagagactgctGTTACCACAGGCCTGGATGATCTGACCCCTGCCCTCCTAATCGAGAAAGGGAAGGCCCATGAAGAGCAAGAAAAGGTTAAGATGCTGGTGAGTCATGCTTTCTGGATCTGTACCAGGACTACTGGTGGGACAGATGAGTTGTACTTTATTGTACTGAATATGCCCCAAAGCTGATGATTTTATGTCTTAATTTACATTTCGTCAAAACGGCAGACCACCTGTCACACAGTAGGTGTGACCATATAACCGTGTACCCTAAACAAGAAGTCCTTTAAGTGTTTATTCAATCAAATTTATCAAAACAACAATTCATTTACTTTTGTTCTTTCCCTCATTTTGTACACATCTGTATGCACTTGTTTTGACAGTAAAACTTCACATATACTCATCATTTATCTTGAGTAgagatatattttaaatatacagtttatcAAACACGTATTTCAGACACACTTTTGATTTTCAGACTTAAATATACACTATGTACACAAGTTTTATCAGTTAAGGCTGAGAAGCTATGTTCTTAAACCAAAATATGACTTTATCACATAATTTACCATAATCATTTTAGTATTATTTAGTAGAAGAAGTAGATTTCTTTTCCTCCAGAACCCAGTTCTATTGCTCAACAGCACCCTCCACTGTTTAGACTTTGAATGGCACCTTTGGTCGAGGCacttgtttatttcattattaggATTTACAGCCATGGTTTTTCTACTGCAGAGGGCAAAtcaagaacatttttgtaaaagCTGACCATCAGACATTTGAGTGGAAGTGATTCAGATCTAAATATGATTGTTACGACCTCTAATATCTCAGGGAACACAGGGAGTAACATAACCAGGTTAACGAAAATCCTTTGCAAAAATGGCAAGAAAAGGCTGCTGAAACACTTTCAAAGTGTAACAAAGAATACCATTTattaacaacaagaaaaaaggaTGATTAACAGAGATAAACTGACTGAAATAGCAGAAAAAAGGAAGCAAATAAGGCGTCAGGTTCTCTAaggccaaaacaacaaacaaaaccccACACTAACTATAAAATAAAGTCTCACTTGGTCTACAGAATTGAAAAGAAAGGCAGTGCTAAGCTCCCTAGCTAACcacaaaacaggagaaaaaggaTAACAAAATAAATGGCAGAGAACCCCTACAAGGCTTCCCGAAAATTACCTACAAGCTACACAAAGGGTAACTAGAGCTGTATCAAAGTGCTACCAGCAACACAGAGTATGAACAGCAAAAAAACTCAATAGCACCAGCCCAACAAGCAGCTCAGTGGCCAAATGACAAGAAGCACTGGTTCAGCTGTTGATATACAGCTCCACTGACGATCAGATGAAGTTCAGGTGTGGGTGACCCTAAGCATGCAGAGAGGGGCGTGGcagacctgaaacacacagagacagctcTCTTCCAAAAAGAGGCCGGGAGAAAGTCAGTGGACGTAACAATGATGTTCTTCTATTCTATTTAAGTGTTTACTGTCACGTTCTTGCCCTTTTTCAGTGATCACTCAGTTTCAGTTAATcagttatttctgttttctttgcttgCACTCAGTCTAACCTTAAAGATAAGGTATCAAATTGTCATTATCAGtacaccaaagaaaaaaaaaagctaattcaCCTATTTTGATTCAGTAAATTAAGATGCTCAATATTCACAACTGTCATAGTACCTTTGTTTACAACTACCCTCGATGACATGAGTGTCTGCAATGAATAGATTATGTGGTTGACGTGGGAACAACATAAATGTGATGGAGGAAATGTACAGTAGCTGCAGTTTAACAGAGCATGGAAATCACTGATGGTGCTTACCTGTTGGGTACAAGTATGataatttatttcaacatgctattttgataattgcaCTATCCAATATCAGATGTAAGCAGAAACATGGACAACGCTGTCTTCTACTATTGTTGTTACCACTCAATCAAAGACAGCGTTTATATGCATTAAAGTAATCTTACTAGCCTCTGCCTTTCAGCAATGGCCTGGTTTCTGAAGCACcatgtaaacaaaacactcGTAGATGTTTTCTTGTATGCATATAAATGCAGTCAGTGCATTCATCGTTCTCTGCATGTAGACTCTCTGTGTTGGCTCTGCCTTGTTGggaatataaaaatgtgtttgttgccATATACAGTATCAAAATTCAGAATTCAGACTGATAATAAATCAAGCAACAGTGTAGTATGTGGGGCTGAAAAAGAGGGGCATGAATATTTCGCCAAGCTTGACTCAAGGAATGGATACAtcccagtgtgtgtatgtgtgttttacaaGAATGTAAAGCTGCTATGAGTaggtgattaattgattagtcgaaaATCaatttgcaactattttgataagaCTAATCATtatagtaattttttaagcagGAATTCCAAATATttgcttctcaaatttgaggatttgaagctttcaTATGTCATACATGATATCAGACTGAGTATATTTGGATTTTtcactgttgatcagacaaaacaagacatttgaagaagcacatttgaagacattttttcactattttctgacattttatagattgaTATGATTGAATgattggcagattaattaataatgaaaataatcgttagttgcagccctataagAATGTGTACGTATTTGTAGGTtgaacatgtatgtgtgttaacCCTAGAGGGAGTGTTTCTGATGTTACTGCATGTATATTGATGAGATGTGATCTATTTCTCATCAATAATCTGCAATTCCCTCCCCTGGTGTTTTTGCACTCGCGTTGCTCACtatttaaacaaaacactgtggATTTCCTACAACcctgtctctgcctctctctctttctctctctaactcTTCTCCAATTGATTTGTCCTGCAGTGTCTTTTTTGTGTGCCAGCCAGCTGTAATGAATACTGAATGAAGCTGCTGGCTTAGCTTACACTGATACGGGCTCCAAACATTTAATGATGTTGCATCGCAATTTCCTCACAGccttgttttctgctttttctgaCATGACAAGTCAATACagcctgtcagtgtgtgtttagatgTGCGTAGAAGTGGAGAGACACATTAAAGGTTTATTCTGTCTTTGGTTGTATAGAGTAGAAAATAAGTGTTGACCCTACTCTGTCACTGGTGATGGGCGTGTTTGACAGGTTTCAGTGGCTTTTTGTCAACGCTTGGATCAAAggtgtgttagtgtttgtgtgcatgtgcaacTGAAAGGAAGTGCTTGGAGTTTAGCTGGGTATAGGTGCAAAGAGCAGAATTTCATCATGATCTTAAAGCAAAAAGAAGGGAGGGGATTTTGCTTCTTTCAGGTGTTGATAGAATTTTCCTCTTTCTCACCTGTCCCTCTTGCTCGGTCTCACCTTTGACTCTCACTTTTTCCTGCTCAACTGTCTAAAACATTCATTGTTCCCCAGCTTGATTTCTCCCTTGTCTGAAATGTCACTtaacaaaccaaaaacagagctgaaaccTATAAGAATTCACACCAAAAGATGtgcgtttttgtttttttttgttgttgttgttgcattgcTTCAGCTTTTGAGGAGATTCAAAGTAGCTGGGAATCTGATTCAAGAGCTCTTCCACTATCAAATCTCTCTGCTTAGCAGGTGGGCTTCCTTCTCTTCTTTGCATTTTCCATCGACCTCGTATCCACCGGCAACAACGCAGCTGGAGGCTTAAAGAAAAAGCTCTCCaccctcctctctttccccaTTCCACCTTAAAACGCTACTACTTTGAGTAGTTCGGAAGCTGCCTTATTTCCCTGAGGAGGAGATAGAcacgcacaaaaacacacacacactgctgtgacGCTATcacaatacacaaacacatatatagtGAGCGTCCCCCATTCTGTTTCCTCACATGCACTCTAGGCTCCCCAGCATGGAGGCTGTGATTTAGTGCTGGGGTGAGGAAGAGGTGAGTGAGGTGTGGAAGCAACACCTGTCAGAAAGCTGAGCTGCTCCCCACACTGCCTCAGGCTGCCTgtcacaaacactcacattaGCCATTTACTCCTGCCTCAGCGTCAACCACCACCACTGTGactatttgtgtgcatgtatacatGCATTTATCTGTATGTATCTCTACATGTGAATACCTGCATTGCACAGGCTCTGTGTTGATCAGaggaatgtgtgcatgtgtgtgttgcaaaGGGATGTCTGCTTGCAAGATTCATTCATAGTTGAGTCAATCGTATATGCTCTTAGCATTATGTGAATTATATTTCTTAAGCATTTCTGTACTGTAGTGTAGAATATTCTTGTTTGGTACAaaattcaatttgttttgtAACAGTTGATAGTGTTGATTCTCCCTTtcactatatattttttatgtaatttggaGTGCCTTCTTGTAGCATAAGCACTAGTATGTACAATTACTCCCATTAAGGTGCTGTTCAGACCATCAGATGAGTATCATTTTTTTGATTGTCCACAGTTATTGGCCAGGTGTTTGTAGTATAACTTTCTCTGTAAAGTCCTTTGGTCAACActtgctgtttttaaatttgctctttaaaaaaatgacttgacaGGTATTTAAATGATGGTAGTTCAAAGTATGTTGACAactcttttctttactttcctcTCATTCAAGTTCGAGTTCAAGTTGAagaagtttattattatatgcaCAGTAAATATGCGCGGTTACACCATACAATGAAATTCTTACTTTGCTCATCCACCCTTCAcggaaaaaaatcaattaaattcaaattttaaattttaaaaattaaaatcacaaagtaaataAGTTACATATAAGTTACAGTATTGCACAGCACAGTATTGTGTAAGAAAGCAGCAATCCTGACTTGTCTGAGCAACAGATCATAAAAGTATACTACATTATTGCAAATATTGCAAATAACAGTGTGGATACCTACTATCCGCTGTACATGCTCACTGCTGAACTGCACCAATTAGCTCTGTGTTGGCAGCGATGGAGAGGTGATGTGACCAAAATCATTGTGAAGTTCTGAACAGTGGTCCAGACTTGTAAGTGCTCACAGTAGCTGCACAGTAGTAGCTCTGTACATTCACTTCACAATATTTAATTACGTTTGCTTGTATAAACACACACCGGGAAATGTAGCACCTGTGCACTctgcaatattttttattttctatagtTTATGTTTATTCAACATGAAACTTCTTGGCCAACATACAGAGGTGCTCTTAAGTCTATATAATTAGGCCTTTTCAACCTGTCATCCTACCTTGTTCTGAGAGTATATTTAGGCCTTAACAGTTACACCTTGAGTGAAGACACGAAAGAGACGACAAGTTACATTAACACCTagtctcttctcctctcctttctttcattAGCACCTCCTGTGTTTGTTGTCTTCCCCCAGCTATTCTCTTCGCCTCAGAGGTGTCATTGGTGCTGCAAATAAAATGCGATTAGTATGCACAAGCATTCAGTGCTAAacaactctcacacacacatacacacacacacacacacacacacacagaaagacaataACAAGCATCTGCTTTATTGACTTTCAGAAGCCTCCTAGGTGGGTGAGAAGAATAGACTTTACTACCTTTGTGGGGGTTGCAGGTGAATGTTTGTAACCAGCCAGTTTACTATATTTGCTTGTAGTCCTGTATAATAAAAGCCTACTGTTATCATCCTGTCTCAGTGATGGACAGCAAAATCAGAGTGCCTAGTTTTAATTCAGGTCAGTTAAATCCATGTGTGtacatttaaatgagaaaattctTAAAAGTAcaagttaacatttaaaagaCACGGACATGAAACATATCAGATATTAGAACAACTGTTGTGACAATTGTCCttttgcatatactgtatatttagagGCAATAAGCAGTCATTCACAGAGCTTACAGTTCATTGTGAGGGCTTACAGTTGTTAATTGTTACAAACCTCACTGTTTTTAATGAAAGTTTGTATtgctttgttctttgtttttgatCTTGAATGTCTCTAAAACCCTTTTCAGACATGGGGTACGTCCATTTGTTATCTTTATCTGTTAAAGTGATagctttttgtcatttaaacccctttcagacatgcaccTACTTACATAAAAGTGATGGCAGTTTAACATGTTGGTCTCATGTCCAACATGAGtcacttttatgtaaaagtcaCAACAGCAATCTTACTAGGTCTGACCTTGTAACACTTCAGAAACATGTGGCACAAGTCTGATTTGAAAGCTGTCAGATTAACGTAAAGGCCTGTGTCTTTGTTCCACCTTCAAAGATCATTGTGATTAATGTATTAGCTCAAACAGCATCTCTTATGAACAGggaaaataaaatcactttaataaaacaggaaacactgtgaaaaagcatatttaaGGTTGTTGAAGAGATGCTTTTTATATTAGATCAGTCTGTGGAAGCAGTTTTCCGCCTGTGGTGCAACTTGGAtaaaagaggttaaaaaacCCCACATACTGAAAAAACCCCACATACAACCACAATAATAATCTCACCAGAACTCTCTCTAtatattttctgtcttctttcatGCCAACTGCATCCATGGCGGcgaatgaataaattaatatttagcAAAACGCTCTACACACAGCATGTGAGCTAATACTAATTAACTGAGAGTCACAACTTAACGGCTTTATTGAACAGGCAGCAGAATTTAATAACAGAACTTAAATAATGAAGTTGATGCACAAATGTATTAGTGGAGCTAAAAATGGTCATTAATTAAGacttcaacagcaaaataagttttaaaatccatcagtggTGCAGCCGGTGAGAAATCAGAAAGcacccaaccccccccccccccccccccccccccccccacccccaaccccccccaccccgccCATCTGCTCAataagcagagagagagggaaataaTGTAAGACACCtatgtctgaatgacaaaaagccaTCACATTAACAAATACATGATGCCAGCAATTTTACATATTCCATATCTGAAAAGGGCTTCAGACATGTTGTCTTCTATGTTCCTCATAATTTAATTCAGACATGACAAGACATTTATGGGGAAGAGCCACAATTCTAGTGTGATATTGGTGCATAAGAGGGAGTGGTGATACTGCCAGAAATGTTACTAGGTCTAACCAAGTTTGCACTGGTGACTTTTTGCGTAAATGTGATTCAGGCGCTTATCTAGACATGAGACTAACATGTTGAACTGCCATCACATTAACCACATGCATGTTTGAATGGTTTAATCAGTTTAAATCACCTTAATTTCTCTCACCTCTAGTCTATTTTTAGTTTATTAACTCTGGTGGCAATTTCcatatcaatttcagtgtggaAAATAGATTATTCTGCATGTGTACCATCTTGCTCCTGGTTCTTAACAAGGCAGTCTATTAAAACCCAGGAGGGATATAGTTCCTTGACTCCCACAAACACATATTATCAAGTTGACACTGTCATCTAAATGGTCAAAATTTAACACAATGCAacagtttcatttcaaaatttcCTCATGATGAACTACAGATTGTGAtggatttttcaaaaaaataatcgACATCCTTTATTTAACTGTAAATTACATCTTGATGTGAGAATTTTGACAGTTATACAGTTTGAGCTGAAATGTGTGATGAGAGACGACGCACCCATTTGGTCATTCCTGATGTTCTTATTCTGTCacacttcttctttcctttaACACCCAAGCCAGACTGTTGCGTAGGCAGTTGACAGAATTATATAATTTCACTCAGTTCAGGTCAGTAATTCCCTTGATGAGTAGTCAGACACACCTCGCTCCCATTTACAGCATCACATTTGACCATATTTTACATGTGGCTGCATTCTGTGGGCCACCGGTTGATGCGTCTAGTATTTGGATAAGGAAGATTTGTGAGCGTGTGACAAGGAAACAGGAGGTAATCCCTCAATTATTCAGTAGATGGCATTGTTGAAGCATGTTTCGTTCACTAGGAGATTAAAAAGCAGGATGGATGCATGCTCTGCACAGAAACATGTGCTCCTGGGCAACATGTTCTCCCAGCAtttatttctcctcctctgtcttccaTCTTTCCGTCTTTCTCTTCTCAACCCCTCAGTCCCTGtcctttgtgtgtatgtctgtgtgtccgtgtgtgtgcttgtgtgtgtgagtgatgacTCAGAGCGAAGCATTTGCCACTGTCCAAAAGAAAGATGATGAAAACCAGGGTGAAAAGCCCTACATTCATTTAAGTCAGACCTGAGATGACAAACACTCAGACCACAGTGGATGATGCCACACATGTTAACAGTATTGCCCTGCTGCTGCGTAGCGACAGCAGGAAATGACACTTGACTGTGGtggaaatgttgcattttgcaTTGAATATGCAGCCTTTTACTTACAAGATGTTCTTATTAACCAGCGGGCCCCTCTGCTGTCAAAGTCTAAAAGATATTTGTCTGTGATCACAAAATATATTTCTCCGCAATAGATCTATTGTTTCAGCACATTTCTGATTCCCTTACTCTTATTGAACAGTTGTTGTATTTAGTGTGTCCTTTATCTCCATGATTACACACAGTGTTGGCATTCCTAGTTATTATCAAATCTGTGGCATGTTCAAAGATGCCATCACACATCAAATCTATTACGATTTGATGGTAAGTACGACGCTACTAGCCCACCATCTCATCACTCCTCACTGAACCAGCCTGTGGTTACATCAGTCTGTCAACTCAGATCACTTCAGCTGCTTTGAGTGTTTGCTTTCTAGCACCAGACGGACATGTTGGTTCAGCTGTATTCAGTCAATCCCAAAATAATCTctagatggattttttttttcctttcctctcatGACCCAAGATGACAACATATATCTAAAATAAGAATCACAAGTCCATTTGTTTTTCAGCAAATGATAGCACACCCTTGTTGAGCAGATTACGAGGCAACACAAATGGAACTATAGACTTTAACGTTGTGCTTTCATTCACTGTCTGTGCATCATCCCATATTTATTGGTTACAGGGGAAAATAAACACACCAGTGCAGATATGTGTATATACTCAGGCAGGATCAGAAATAAAAATCTGCGTCTTTATGGAAGCACCTAGAGGGAGGACTCATTGTCAACAATATAAAGCAGGCGGCGGCTGGAGCAGCAAGCACATGGAAGCATTAGGCCAGAGAGCTCAGAGAAAGGCACAGTCAGGAACGGGCTGAAGTAGctgaaatggagagagagaagacttGGAGCGTGGTAAAGTAATAGATTCAGATGTCTGACTCTGTCAGCCAGCCGGCTAGATAGCCAGCACTGCTTGTTAGCCAAAGACAGAGAGCGGGAGagggaaagtgagagagaagagagttgGTGTCAGAATctagaggggagagagagagagatgaataaatgtaaagatggataaatgtaaaaaaaaaaaaaaaggatagatTGAAGAACAGGTTTAGATAGGGTAGTGGAGTGAGAGAGGTTCACATCGGAACTGAGTGGGTGAACATTAGCCTTCACCATAGCGATGGCTTTTAAGTCTGCAAGTGTGACATGC includes these proteins:
- the chchd6b gene encoding coiled-coil-helix-coiled-coil-helix domain containing 6b isoform X2 produces the protein MGGNGSTARKVSFGLDENEKVTVIEGVKLSEDVLRRMRESQGSDSDKPPPSQLDSKKPPPPRPSSTEIHEEMRKNFERQQALVQEQLARLAQRERETAVTTGLDDLTPALLIEKGKAHEEQEKVKMLARQLEMKEKELVSISSFYKDQLETLEKKNLDNYKQMAEQYDEAATKAEAHIRPRQTVSVCTELQAKVLQCYRENPHQTLHCSILAKQYMACVQQAKSSLKNHG
- the chchd6b gene encoding coiled-coil-helix-coiled-coil-helix domain containing 6b isoform X1, which gives rise to MGGNGSTARKVSFGLDENEKVTVIEGVKLSEDVLRRMRESQGSDSDKPPPSQLDSKKPPPPTGPSSTEIHEEMRKNFERQQALVQEQLARLAQRERETAVTTGLDDLTPALLIEKGKAHEEQEKVKMLARQLEMKEKELVSISSFYKDQLETLEKKNLDNYKQMAEQYDEAATKAEAHIRPRQTVSVCTELQAKVLQCYRENPHQTLHCSILAKQYMACVQQAKSSLKNHG